CGCCGACAAGTTCAACTCCATGGAGAAGGTCGTCGTCTCCACCACGCTGAGCGACCCGACCTGGAACAACACCCGCGTCGTGCGCGACCTCGACGGCGTGCGCGCCCTCAAGGAGACCGACGGCGGCCCGATCCAGGTCGCCGGCAGCGCCACGCTGGCCCAGGCCCTGCACCGCGAGGGGCTGGTCGACCAGTGGAACCTGATGGTCTTCCCGGTCGTGCTCGGCAGCGGCCGGCGGCTGTTCCCGACCGACGCCGAGGACAAGCAGAAGCTCACCCTGCGCGAGCACCGCGTCTACGCCAACGGCGTGCAGCTCAACGTCTTCGACGCGGTCCGCTAGGACTGCGCCGGCGGCGCCGCCCGGGGCCCGAAGCTGACCTCGCCCATGCCCGGCACGTGGTAGTCGAGCACGACCGGCTCGGACCCCGGCGGCAGCAGCACCGACGCACCCCGGATGCCGTCCTGCATCCCGACGCCGATGTGCACCGAGCGGTCGGCCGGCACCTCGACGGTGACCTCGCCCCAGTAGACGATGTACTGCCGGCCGTCGACGAACAGGTTCGGCTTGACCATCGCCTTGGAGTAGCCGGCCAGCGGGGTCCCGCCGGCGCTCAGCCCGATCGTGACCAGCCGGCGCGGGCCGGTGTGGTGCTCGACGTACGGGATGACGCCGGGCGGCGCGGCGGGCGGGGGCTCGCTCACGACGGGTCCGGTACGTCGTCGAACGCGTCCGGGGTGTGCACGAGGTGCGCGCGGCCGAGCGGCCAGGCCAGCGCGAAGACCTTGCCGACCACGTCGTCGACGGGCACGAAGGCGTCGTTCGGGTCGCAGTTCTGCGCCTTGGGTCCGCACAGGTGGACCGAGGAGTCCGCGGAGTCGGAGCGGTTGTCGCCCATGACGAACACCGTCCCCGCCGGCACCGGGCCGGCGCTCCAGTCGCAGTCCATGGCCCCGCTCGGCATCGGGCCGTCGCAGGACTTCGGCGGGTCCTTCTGCGGCCGGATGAAGCCGTCCTCGTCGACCGGCTGGCCGTTGACCATGATCCGGCCCTGGTCGTCGCAGCAGGTGATGGTGTCGCCGGCCACGCCGACGACCCGCTTCACCAGGTGCCCGCCGGTCGGGTAGAGCCCGATCTTGGCCAGGCCCCGGGCCAGCAGCGACATCGGTTGCGCCGACTCCAGCCCGTTGAGCCAGCCGCCCGGGTCGTCGAAGACGATCACGTCGCCGCGCTGCGGTCCGCCGCTGCCCCAGTAGGACGGCTTCTCGACGAGGATCCGGTCGTTGACGATCAGCCCCGGCTCCATCGACTCCGACGGGATGTAGAAGGACTGGACGAAGAACGTCTTGACCACCAGCGCCAGCGCGATCGCGAACACCAGCAGGAGCACCGTCTCGCGGAGCGCCTTGAACGGCGACTGCTTCTGCTTGGACGGCGGGGCGTCCGAGTCCGCGTCGGTGCTCGTCACGCCGCCGACCCTACCCACCGCCAACCAGCCCGGCGTACGTTCGGGCCATGGCCCAGGAGACCACGTTGTCCTACGCGAAGGGCGAGGTCGAGCCGCCGCTGCTCGAGCAGACGATCGGGGAGTGCTTCGCTGCGACGGTCGCGGCGCACGCCGACCGCGAGGCGCTCGTGGAGTACGCCACCGGCCGCCGCTGGACCTGGGCCGAGCTGGACCGCGACGTCGACGCCCTGGCCGTCGGGCTGATCCGGGCCGGCATCGGCAAGGGCGACCGGGTCGGGATCTGGTCGCCGAACTGCGCGGAGTGGACGATCACCCAGCTGGCCACGGCCAAGCTCGGCGCCGTGCTGGTGAACATCAACCCGGCGTACCGCACCCACGAGCTGGCCTACGCGCTGCGCCAGTCCGGCACCCGGCTCCTCGTCTCGGCCACCCGGTTCAAGACCAGCGACTACCGCGCGATGGTCGAGGAGGTGCGCGGCGACCTCGACGGACTGGAGCAGGTCTGGTTCATCGGCACGCCGGAGTGGAGCGAGTACACGACACACGACCCCGGGGTCACGCTGGCCGAGCTGCTCGTCTGGGACCTCGCGCCGGACGAGCCGATCAACATCCAGTACACCTCCGGCACCACCGGCTACCCCAAGGGCGCCACGCTCAGCCACCGCAACATCCTCAACAACGGCCACTTCACGACCGAGCTGATCGACCTCACCCACGAGGACCGGCTCTGCATCCCGGTGCCCTTCTACCACTGCTTCGGCATGGTGATGGGCAACCTCGGCTGCATCAGCCACGGCGCGACGATGGTCATCCCCGCACCCGGCTTCGACCCCGAGACCACGCTGCGCTGCGTGGCCGAGGAGCACTGCACCGCGGTGTACGGCGTGCCGACGATGTTCATCGCCATGCAGAACCACCCGAGCTTCGCCGAGCACGACCTCACCGGCTTGCGCACCGGCATCATGGCCGGCTCCACCTGCCCGGTCGAGGTCATGAAGCGCTGCGTCGACGACATGCACATGCCCGAGGTCGGCATCGCCTACGGCATGACCGAGACCAGCCCGGTCTCCTGCCAGACCCGCGTCGACGACGACCTCGAGCGGCGTACGGCGTCCATCGGGCGCGTGCACCCGCACCTGGAGATCAAGATCGTCGACCCGGCCACCGGCGAGACCGTCGAGCGCGGCCAGCCGGGGGAGTTCTGCACCCGCGGCTACTCGGTGATGCTCGGCTACTGGGAGGACCCGGAGAAGACCGCCGAGGCCATCGACGCGGACGGCTGGATGCACACCGGCGACCTGGCCGAGATGCGCGAGGACGGCTACTGCAACATCGTCGGCCGCATCAAGGACATGGTCATCCGCGGCGGCGAGAACATCTACCCGCGCGAGATCGAGGAGTTCCTCTACCAGCACCCCGACGTCGAGGACGTCCAGGTCGTCGGCGTCCCGGACGAGAGGTACGGCGAGGAGCTCTGCGCCTGGATCAAGATGAAGGCCGGCGCCGAGCCGCTCGACTCCGCCGGCGTCCGCGCCTTCTGCGAGGGCCGGCTCAGCCACTACAAGATCCCGCGCTACGTGCTGGTGGTCGAGGACTTCCCGATGACGGTCACCGGCAAGATCCGCAAGGTGCAGATGCGCCAGGAGACCACCGAGAAGCTCGGCCTGGGCTGACCCGGTGCGACCCGACCTCCACCTCAACGGCGCGTGGCGCGACCACGTCCTGTTCCAGGAGCTCCTCCACGACGACCCGCCGCCCACGCCGGGTGCTCCTTCTCGGCCCACCGCTCGCTGACCCGCCCGGTCCGCATGCCGGCCCGCGCCTCGGGGTCGTTGACCGCGAACCAGATGTGGCCGAGCACCAGCAGCCCGAGGCCCAGCGCGACCCAGTCGTGCGCGAACGTCGCGCCGGTGCGCCAGGCCAGGCGCACGAGCCCGGTCCAGAACATCAGCGTCCCGGTCCCGACCAGCACCACCACCGAGCCGCTGACCAGCGCGGCGTTGAGCTTCTGCCCGGCGTTGAACTTGCCGACCCCGAAGGAGCCGTCGCGGCGGTTGCGCGAGCGCAGCCAGCGCCAGTCCTCGGGGGAGAACCGGTTGAGCCGCCCGGCGTCGCGGCGGTACGCCGGCGACGCGAGCCCGAGGAGCAGCGGGACGACCAGGGCGTAGCCCGCCCACACGTGCACCAGCTCCACGGCGTGCCGGTGGCCGACCGCGAGCGAGACCGGGCCGTAGTAGAGGGCGAAGGCGGTGAGCAGGCAGGCGCCCATGAGCAGGGCCAGGCTCCGGTGCACCCACCGCTCGGCCGGGGTGAACCGCTCCAGGTCAGGCACGGACGGTGCCGTCCACGGCGTACCCGCGGTGCTCCCAGTAGCCCGGCACCTCGTCCTCGGTGAGCTCGACCGCGGAGAGCCACTTGGTGCTCTTGTAGCCGTACTGCCCGTCGACGTACATCCGCACCGGGCCGCCGTGCGCGTGGCTCACCGCCCCGCCCAGCATGCCCAGTGCGACGACGGTCCGCTCGTGGCGCGCCACGGGGAGCGGCAGGCTCTCGGTGTAGGTGCCGTCGAAGGAGCGGAACCGCACCGCCGTGGCCTGCGCCGCCGGGCGGGCGAGGTCGAGCAGCTCGCGCAGCGGCACGCCGGTCCACGCCACCCCCGGCACCGTCCAGCCCGTCACGCAGTGGAAGTCGCTGCTGAACGACGTCTGCGGGAGCGCCCGCAGGTCGTCGAAGCCGTACGTCGCGGGCACGGCCACCAGCCCGCCGACCGAGAGGCGGTAGTCCGCCGCGCTCACCTCGTCGACCGAGCCGGTCACCGAGTAGAACCGGAACGCCGGGCCCAGCGGCAGCGTCGCGAGCAGCCCGGTCGGGTCCCGCAGCTCGGCCGGCGCCAGCCACTCGGACAGCTTGCGCGACGCGGTGGCGCCGCCCAGCACCCCGGCCACGCCGAGGCCGGCCAGCCCCAGCACCAGCCGACGCCCGACCGGCGCACCCGGCTCCTCGGCCCCGCTCACGCCTCCACGATGCCACCGGCTCCCACCCGGCGGGCCCGGACGGACGACGACGGCCCCCCGCGCCGCGCGCGAGGGGCCGTCGTGCGTGGGACCGGACTACCGCAGCGCGGCCGCCGCGGCGTCGACCAGACCGTAGCCGTCGACCACCGAGTAGCCGCGACCGAGGTCGTTGCGGAACACGCCCTCCTTGACCGAGCCGTCGGCGAAGACGACGCGGAACTGCATGCCGTCCTTGAGCACCGCGCCGTCCGGGATGGACACCGCGCCGCCGAGCTCGTCGGCGCCGTTGCCCTCCGTGGCGTAGCCGTAGCCGGAGACCGCGAGGTCCCGGTCCACGCCGAAGGAGACGCTCTGGCCCTTCTGCAGCCCACGGTCGAAGCGCACGGTCATGTTCTTGAACTGACCGGGCGCGGTCTGGGCGCCGCCCGCGCCGGCGAACGTCGCCGAGACCGAGGCCGGGGCGATGCCGCCCGAGGTGCGGCCCACGGTGAACGGGAAGCCCTGCTGACGGAACGGCGGCACCCCGGTGTTCGGGCGCGGGTCGAAGACGATCCCGTTGCCGAGCGCCGTCGGGCTGGCCGTGGCCCCGAAGAAGGTGATCGAGGAGACGGCGGACTTGCCCGAGTTCGCGACCGTGAAGAAGTTCGGGTCGCGGCCCGGTCCGACGTACGGCGAGCGCTCGTCGCCCTGGTCACCGTCCGCGCGGACCGTGAGCTTGCCGGCCTGGCCACCGGAGGTGAACGGGTCCAGGTCGTGCTTGAACGTCGCCTTGCCCAGGATGTCGCGCATCTTGGCCGGCGACGTCCGGCCCCGACTGTCGAGGACGAGCGCCGCGATGCCGGCGGCGTGCGGCGCGGCCGCGCTGGTGCCGGCGAAGTTCGGAAGCGTGTCGGCGTCCTGCGGGGTGTCACTGGTGAAGAACGTGGTGTTCCCGCGGTCGGTCGAGGCGATGTACGGCGCGGTGCGCTTCTGCACCTTCTTGTACGGGTCGCCGTTGGAGTCGAACCGGATCGGCAGGCTCTTGCTGCCCGGCGAGGTGAACGACTCCGGCAGGAACGGCTTGAACGGGTCGTACGCCGCCACGCCGATCGTGCCCGCCGCCGTGTGGTGGCCGAAGGTCGCCGGCGCGGTCGGGTCGTAGTACTCGTCGACGTAGATCCCGTCGAAGAGGTTCACCGCCAGCGTGGTCGCGCTCGACGGCTCGGTGCCGGACTTGGCGATCACGATCTGGAGCTCGTCGATGCCGCCGAGGCTGCTGAGCTCGATCGGGCGACCGCTGATCCGGTTGGCGTCGCTGAGCGCGCCGACGTACTGGCCGTCGTCGGTGAACAGCAGTGCGTTGAAGTCCGTGGTGGTCTTCGAGGGCTGCAGCACCTGCGCCACGGTGAGCGTGAACGGACCCGTGGAGTCCTCGTAGCCGGCCACGGTGATCGTGTAGTCGCCGGCCTGGGTGATCGTGGTCGCGGCGATCTCCGGCGAGGTGCCGGTGTCGACCGGGCCGACGACGGAGCCGTCCGGGCCCTCGACGGTCAGGACCAGGTCGGTGCTGCCCGACGGGACGCCGTCCGCGGTGACCAGGATGTCCTGGCCGACCTGGGCCTGGGTGGCGGTGAAGGTGTAGGTCTCGGTGTCGCCCGGCGCGGCGATCTCACCGGTCTCGTCCAGGTAGGGGTCGGCCAGGGTCGGGCCGTCGGGGTCGAACGGGTCGTCCCACTGCAGGTCGAAGATCCCGCCCGCCGCCTCGAGGGAGTACGACCGGGCCGGGTCGACGCCCGGACCCGGGTCGGCGTCCTGCAGGCCGCCGTCGTACAGCGCCGGGTCGACGTCGCTGAAGTCGAGGTTGGTGCCGCCGAGCGACGCGGCGTCGGCCGGGACCAGCCGGACCGGCTGGCGCCAGGCCTGGTGCTCGCCGCCGTTGCCGGCCGAGCTGAAGTAGCTGACGCCCTTGGCGGTGACGTCGTCCACGGCGTCGGCGATGACGCCGTCGCTGAAGAACGGCTCGGCGAAGTAGCTCACGTCGTCCACGACGACGTCGGCCTTGCACGGCCCGTTCTTGGCCGCGAGGGCGCGGATGTTGGCGGCGAAGTTGAGCTCACCGCCGTTGGCGGTGGCGAAGCAGAGGTCGGCGCGCGGGGCCACGTCGTGGACGATCTGCAGCATCGCGCGGCCCTCGTCCAGTCCGTCCGGGGAGTCCTGGAGGACCTTGACCGGGTTCTGGTTGACCTTGTTGCCCGGGCCGGGCAGGTCGCCGCTGGCCACGTCCTGGGCCTCGTGGATCGTGAGCGGGGCGCCGAAGACGTCGGTGGTGGCCTGGTTGTAGGAGTCCGAGAGTGCGCCGACGGTCACGCCGCGGCCGTCGATGCCGCGGGCGAGCACCTGGTCGACCTTCTGGAAGGCGACGCCCTGGCTCTGGACCGAGCCGGCGTCGGTGTGCGCGCCGGCCGCCTGGGCCAGCGTGCCCGTGCCCTTCAGCGCGGCCAGCTGGGTGACGGCGGCCACGGGGACGAAGCCCTCGAGGGTGCCGTGCTGGTCGTCGGTCGCGGTGACCTCGAGGCCGGCGGCCTCGGCGGCCTGGCGGTACGCCGCGCGGTCCACGCCCTGCTGCGGGGTGAGGTCGACCAGGACCCGGCCCTGGTCGTCGCGGATCGCGGTCCCCTCCGGCCGGATGACCGAGGCGGCGAGTGAGGACCGCGCGCCGGGCTTCTCGGCCGCGACGAGGCGACCGAGCCCGGCGCCGAGCGGCGAGCGCGTGTCCTTGACGGAGGTGGAGGCGGAGGTGGCGGCCGCGGACGGTGCGGCCGACGTGCCCACTTCCGCGACGGTCGTGAGGGACAGGGCCGTGGCGGCACCGACTCCCAACGCGACGAGACGACGTGGCTTCATGCAGGTGCTCCCGAGAGGTGTGGTGACGACGTTCTGGCGTGGCCGGGCACCCGATCGGGTGGCGGTCCGCCTCCGCGACCGTACGTCCGCCGTTCGCCGGCGTCCAGGGGTCCGCCTAGGCTTGCTGCCGTGTCCAGTGAGCTCGCGGTCGGCTTCGACCTGGACATGACCCTCATCGACACCGTGCCCGGGTTCGCCGCCACGCTGCGCGCGCTGGGCGACGAGCTGGGGGTCGCGTTCCCGGTCGAGGAGCTGACGACCCGGCTCGGCCCGCCGCTGGAGCAGCTGCTGGAACCGCACCTGGCCGCCGAGGCGGTCGGGCCGGCGGGCGACCGCTTCCGCGAGCTGTACGTCGAGCACTCGATCACCCCGGTGCCGGCGCTGCCGGGCGCGCACGAGGCCCTGGCCGCCGTACGCCGCCACCGCGGGCGGATCGTGCTGGTGACCGGCAAGTTCCCGCGCAACGCCCAGCTGCACGTGGACCACCTCGGCCTGGACGTGGACCTGGTCGAGGGCTGGGTGTGGGGTGTCGGCAAGGCCGACGCGCTGCGCCGCGAGGGGGTGTCGGTCTACGTCGGCGACCACGTCCACGACGTCGAGGGCGCGCGGGCCGCGGGTGCCCTGAGCGTCAGCGTGCTGACCGGCGGCTGCACCCGCGCGGAGCTCGAGGCCGCCGGGACCGACGTGGTGCTGGAGAGCCTGGAGGAGTTCCCGGCCTGGCTCGACGAGCACCTGCTGACCACCCGGCTCGAGGCCCTCGAGCGTGACCTCGCCGGTCGGGGCGAGGTGCTGGTGGCCTACAGCGGCGGCGCCGACAGCGCCTTCCTGCTGGCCGCCGCGACCCGCGCCCTCGGCCCCGAGCACGTGGTCGCGGCCACCGGCTACAGCGACTCGCTGCCCGAGGTCGAGCGCGACCCGGCCCGCGACTTCGCCGCGAGCCTGGGCGTCGAGGTCCTCACCCCGCGCACCCACGAGATGGAGCGCGAGGGCTACCGCGCCAACGGTGGCGACCGCTGCTTCTTCTGCAAGGCCGAGCTCCTCGAGGTCCTCACCCCGCTCGCCCGCGAGCGCGGCATCGCGACCGTCGCAACCGGCACCAACGCCGACGACGCCGTGGCCGGCTTCCGCCCCGGCATCCGCGCCGCCGACGAGCGCGGCGCCGTCGCCCCGCTGCGCGACGCCGGCCTGACCAAGGCCCAGGTCCGCGAGGCCTCGCGCCGCTGGGGGCTGCCCACCTGGGACAAGCCCGCCGCGGCCTGCCTGTCCAGCCGGGTCGCCTACGGCGTCGAGGTCACCCCCCACCGACTGGCCCGCGTCGAGCGCGCCGAGGCCGCGGTCCGCGCCCTGCTGGGCGATCGTGTGCGCAACCTGCGGGTGCGCGACCTCGGCGACCGCGCCTCGGTCGAGCTGGACCGCGACCTGCTGCCGCTGCCTGAGCAGGCCGAGGTCGAGGCGGCCGTCCGTGGCGCCGGCTTCGCCGAGGCGCACGTCGATCCCCAGGGCTTCCGCTCCGGCTCGATGAACGAACGGCTGGCGTGACCTCGGCCGAGGAGGTCCTGGCCGC
This genomic window from Nocardioides anomalus contains:
- a CDS encoding dihydrofolate reductase family protein — its product is MRTLYVTAFISLDGVIEAPGGEPGYLHSGWTFDLEQDPTMYEFKAEETFSAQTLLLGRTTYEGFSEAWTQRDGDFADKFNSMEKVVVSTTLSDPTWNNTRVVRDLDGVRALKETDGGPIQVAGSATLAQALHREGLVDQWNLMVFPVVLGSGRRLFPTDAEDKQKLTLREHRVYANGVQLNVFDAVR
- the lepB gene encoding signal peptidase I, which encodes MTSTDADSDAPPSKQKQSPFKALRETVLLLVFAIALALVVKTFFVQSFYIPSESMEPGLIVNDRILVEKPSYWGSGGPQRGDVIVFDDPGGWLNGLESAQPMSLLARGLAKIGLYPTGGHLVKRVVGVAGDTITCCDDQGRIMVNGQPVDEDGFIRPQKDPPKSCDGPMPSGAMDCDWSAGPVPAGTVFVMGDNRSDSADSSVHLCGPKAQNCDPNDAFVPVDDVVGKVFALAWPLGRAHLVHTPDAFDDVPDPS
- a CDS encoding AMP-binding protein gives rise to the protein MAQETTLSYAKGEVEPPLLEQTIGECFAATVAAHADREALVEYATGRRWTWAELDRDVDALAVGLIRAGIGKGDRVGIWSPNCAEWTITQLATAKLGAVLVNINPAYRTHELAYALRQSGTRLLVSATRFKTSDYRAMVEEVRGDLDGLEQVWFIGTPEWSEYTTHDPGVTLAELLVWDLAPDEPINIQYTSGTTGYPKGATLSHRNILNNGHFTTELIDLTHEDRLCIPVPFYHCFGMVMGNLGCISHGATMVIPAPGFDPETTLRCVAEEHCTAVYGVPTMFIAMQNHPSFAEHDLTGLRTGIMAGSTCPVEVMKRCVDDMHMPEVGIAYGMTETSPVSCQTRVDDDLERRTASIGRVHPHLEIKIVDPATGETVERGQPGEFCTRGYSVMLGYWEDPEKTAEAIDADGWMHTGDLAEMREDGYCNIVGRIKDMVIRGGENIYPREIEEFLYQHPDVEDVQVVGVPDERYGEELCAWIKMKAGAEPLDSAGVRAFCEGRLSHYKIPRYVLVVEDFPMTVTGKIRKVQMRQETTEKLGLG
- a CDS encoding cytochrome b/b6 domain-containing protein, whose translation is MPDLERFTPAERWVHRSLALLMGACLLTAFALYYGPVSLAVGHRHAVELVHVWAGYALVVPLLLGLASPAYRRDAGRLNRFSPEDWRWLRSRNRRDGSFGVGKFNAGQKLNAALVSGSVVVLVGTGTLMFWTGLVRLAWRTGATFAHDWVALGLGLLVLGHIWFAVNDPEARAGMRTGRVSERWAEKEHPAWAAGRRGGAPGTGRGRATRR
- a CDS encoding molybdopterin-dependent oxidoreductase, with the protein product MSGAEEPGAPVGRRLVLGLAGLGVAGVLGGATASRKLSEWLAPAELRDPTGLLATLPLGPAFRFYSVTGSVDEVSAADYRLSVGGLVAVPATYGFDDLRALPQTSFSSDFHCVTGWTVPGVAWTGVPLRELLDLARPAAQATAVRFRSFDGTYTESLPLPVARHERTVVALGMLGGAVSHAHGGPVRMYVDGQYGYKSTKWLSAVELTEDEVPGYWEHRGYAVDGTVRA
- a CDS encoding S8 family serine peptidase, producing MGTSAAPSAAATSASTSVKDTRSPLGAGLGRLVAAEKPGARSSLAASVIRPEGTAIRDDQGRVLVDLTPQQGVDRAAYRQAAEAAGLEVTATDDQHGTLEGFVPVAAVTQLAALKGTGTLAQAAGAHTDAGSVQSQGVAFQKVDQVLARGIDGRGVTVGALSDSYNQATTDVFGAPLTIHEAQDVASGDLPGPGNKVNQNPVKVLQDSPDGLDEGRAMLQIVHDVAPRADLCFATANGGELNFAANIRALAAKNGPCKADVVVDDVSYFAEPFFSDGVIADAVDDVTAKGVSYFSSAGNGGEHQAWRQPVRLVPADAASLGGTNLDFSDVDPALYDGGLQDADPGPGVDPARSYSLEAAGGIFDLQWDDPFDPDGPTLADPYLDETGEIAAPGDTETYTFTATQAQVGQDILVTADGVPSGSTDLVLTVEGPDGSVVGPVDTGTSPEIAATTITQAGDYTITVAGYEDSTGPFTLTVAQVLQPSKTTTDFNALLFTDDGQYVGALSDANRISGRPIELSSLGGIDELQIVIAKSGTEPSSATTLAVNLFDGIYVDEYYDPTAPATFGHHTAAGTIGVAAYDPFKPFLPESFTSPGSKSLPIRFDSNGDPYKKVQKRTAPYIASTDRGNTTFFTSDTPQDADTLPNFAGTSAAAPHAAGIAALVLDSRGRTSPAKMRDILGKATFKHDLDPFTSGGQAGKLTVRADGDQGDERSPYVGPGRDPNFFTVANSGKSAVSSITFFGATASPTALGNGIVFDPRPNTGVPPFRQQGFPFTVGRTSGGIAPASVSATFAGAGGAQTAPGQFKNMTVRFDRGLQKGQSVSFGVDRDLAVSGYGYATEGNGADELGGAVSIPDGAVLKDGMQFRVVFADGSVKEGVFRNDLGRGYSVVDGYGLVDAAAAALR
- the larE gene encoding ATP-dependent sacrificial sulfur transferase LarE, with amino-acid sequence MSSELAVGFDLDMTLIDTVPGFAATLRALGDELGVAFPVEELTTRLGPPLEQLLEPHLAAEAVGPAGDRFRELYVEHSITPVPALPGAHEALAAVRRHRGRIVLVTGKFPRNAQLHVDHLGLDVDLVEGWVWGVGKADALRREGVSVYVGDHVHDVEGARAAGALSVSVLTGGCTRAELEAAGTDVVLESLEEFPAWLDEHLLTTRLEALERDLAGRGEVLVAYSGGADSAFLLAAATRALGPEHVVAATGYSDSLPEVERDPARDFAASLGVEVLTPRTHEMEREGYRANGGDRCFFCKAELLEVLTPLARERGIATVATGTNADDAVAGFRPGIRAADERGAVAPLRDAGLTKAQVREASRRWGLPTWDKPAAACLSSRVAYGVEVTPHRLARVERAEAAVRALLGDRVRNLRVRDLGDRASVELDRDLLPLPEQAEVEAAVRGAGFAEAHVDPQGFRSGSMNERLA